In a single window of the Salmo trutta chromosome 23, fSalTru1.1, whole genome shotgun sequence genome:
- the nrarpa gene encoding notch-regulated ankyrin repeat-containing protein A gives MSQGDVSTCSAPQRVFQEAVKQGNTKELHSLLQNMTNCEFNVNSFGPEGQTALHQSVIDGNLELVKLLVKFGADIRLANREGWSALHIAAFGGHQDIVLYLITKAKYSSGAR, from the coding sequence ATGAGTCAGGGGGATGTGTCAACTTGCTCAGCGCCTCAGAGAGTATTCCAAGAGGCGGTGAAACAAGGCAACACAAAGGAACTTCACTCGTTGCTCCAGAACATGACAAACTGCGAATTCAACGTCAACTCCTTCGGGCCCGAAGGACAGACGGCGTTGCATCAGTCAGTCATCGACGGGAATCTCGAACTTGTAAAACTGCTGGTGAAATTCGGAGCCGATATTCGATTGGCGAACAGGGAAGGGTGGAGTGCCTTACACATTGCCGCTTTTGGAGGACACCAAGACATAGTCCTATACCTCATCACTAAGGCAAAGTACTCTTCTGGCGCACGGTGA